One part of the Mangrovibacillus cuniculi genome encodes these proteins:
- the ribD gene encoding bifunctional diaminohydroxyphosphoribosylaminopyrimidine deaminase/5-amino-6-(5-phosphoribosylamino)uracil reductase RibD, translating to MSTSHERFMQAAIAMASVTHGQTAPNPAVGCVIVKDGRIVGMGAHFKAGEPHAEVMALKQAGDLAKGADVYVTLEPCAHFGKTPPCADTLVTHNVKRVFIATTDPNPLVAGKGIEILKRNNISVEVGVCEEEAQRINRDFFFRMANKRPWITLKSASTLDGKTATRTFDSKWITSTDSREDGHLLRHHHQAILVGLQTVIHDNPSLTCRLPGGGVHPIRFILDTQLNIPKNSTVLHDGVVDTIIVCGANASLEKEKELTKEQHVSIWRSKTERVELSWLVKEMAANNILSLLVEGGATVQSSFVKENLFDEFHHYLAPKLIGGQDSHNMIADLNVTMMKEAIELKVKEVKILGPDVKLILTRKD from the coding sequence ATGTCTACAAGTCATGAACGCTTCATGCAAGCAGCCATTGCGATGGCATCTGTTACACACGGTCAAACAGCACCAAATCCTGCGGTAGGCTGTGTCATTGTAAAGGACGGAAGAATTGTAGGAATGGGTGCACATTTTAAAGCCGGAGAGCCGCATGCCGAAGTGATGGCACTTAAGCAAGCCGGAGATTTAGCCAAAGGGGCAGATGTCTATGTTACACTCGAGCCTTGCGCACATTTTGGTAAAACTCCGCCTTGTGCAGACACGTTAGTTACCCATAATGTCAAACGTGTCTTTATTGCAACTACGGATCCTAATCCACTTGTCGCTGGAAAAGGAATCGAGATATTAAAGAGAAATAATATTTCTGTAGAAGTTGGAGTATGTGAAGAAGAAGCTCAAAGAATAAATAGAGATTTCTTTTTCCGCATGGCAAACAAACGACCATGGATTACTTTAAAGAGTGCTTCCACTCTTGATGGGAAAACAGCAACAAGAACATTTGATAGTAAGTGGATTACTTCAACTGATTCTAGAGAAGATGGACATCTTCTAAGACACCACCATCAAGCAATTTTAGTAGGCCTACAAACCGTTATCCACGACAATCCCTCCCTTACATGTCGCTTGCCCGGCGGCGGAGTTCATCCCATTCGATTTATTTTAGATACTCAATTAAACATACCTAAAAACTCCACTGTTTTACATGATGGAGTAGTAGACACCATTATTGTATGTGGTGCGAATGCAAGTTTAGAAAAAGAGAAAGAACTCACGAAAGAGCAACACGTCTCCATATGGCGATCTAAAACGGAACGTGTAGAGCTTTCATGGTTAGTAAAAGAAATGGCAGCCAATAATATTCTATCATTATTAGTCGAAGGTGGAGCAACTGTTCAATCTTCCTTTGTCAAAGAGAACTTATTTGATGAATTTCATCATTATCTAGCACCAAAGTTAATAGGTGGCCAAGACAGTCATAATATGATTGCAGATTTAAACGTAACCATGATGAAAGAAGCAATAGAATTAAAAGTGAAAGAAGTAAAAATACTTGGTCCAGATGTCAAACTAATCTTAACTAGAAAGGACTGA
- a CDS encoding patatin-like phospholipase family protein, with protein sequence MVQDTALVLEGGGMRGIYTGGVLDFFMEKNIRFPYTIGVSAGACNGSSLISNQPGRNKQVNIGFIHDPRYLSFRNFITKREMFGMDFLFDEIPNIHVPFDFETFFASSEEFVIGTTDVHSGKSVYFGKNDYTKESILPIIRASSSLPLMAPIVKVDGFELLDGGIVDPIPTNKARIDGYEKQVLILTRESHYRKKPSKFSSLLKTSYRKYPALVKAIQQRYKLYNDTMDEIEERERAGELFVIRPTRTMEVKRIDRNEKRLESLYEQGYNDAKEKYKELLDFVNMKPVLNR encoded by the coding sequence ATGGTACAAGATACAGCACTTGTATTAGAAGGTGGAGGAATGAGAGGTATCTATACTGGTGGAGTATTGGACTTTTTTATGGAAAAAAATATACGCTTCCCGTACACAATAGGTGTATCTGCCGGTGCCTGTAATGGTTCCTCTTTAATTAGTAATCAACCAGGAAGAAATAAACAAGTAAACATTGGGTTTATACATGATCCTCGCTATCTTTCTTTTCGAAACTTTATAACGAAGAGAGAAATGTTTGGAATGGATTTTCTATTTGACGAGATACCTAATATACATGTTCCTTTTGATTTTGAAACATTTTTTGCTAGTTCAGAAGAGTTTGTCATTGGCACTACTGATGTTCATTCAGGAAAATCTGTGTATTTTGGGAAAAACGACTATACGAAAGAATCTATACTGCCAATCATAAGAGCTTCTAGTTCTTTACCGCTTATGGCTCCGATTGTAAAAGTTGATGGGTTTGAATTACTAGACGGTGGAATTGTGGATCCTATTCCTACCAATAAAGCAAGAATAGACGGCTATGAAAAACAGGTGTTAATTTTAACTAGAGAGTCACATTATAGAAAAAAACCTAGTAAATTTTCTAGTTTATTAAAGACATCTTATCGTAAGTATCCAGCGTTAGTAAAAGCAATTCAACAACGGTATAAGTTGTATAATGATACGATGGATGAAATAGAAGAAAGGGAAAGAGCAGGAGAGTTATTTGTTATTCGACCTACTAGAACAATGGAAGTGAAAAGAATAGACCGGAATGAAAAGCGCTTAGAATCTTTATATGAGCAAGGGTACAACGACGCCAAAGAAAAATATAAAGAACTTCTAGACTTTGTTAATATGAAACCAGTTTTAAATAGATAA
- a CDS encoding undecaprenyl-diphosphate phosphatase — MVSWLEAFILGIIQGLTEFLPISSTGHLYIGRHLFGLDDAGLFLDTMLHIGTLLAIIVVYKEVLLSLLKNPFQRLTLLLIVATLPAVIVGLLFEDYFEAISKSGVTLGWEFLITGCLLYWGDKWKEGKKEIEDLSMKDAAIIGSFQAAAIFPALSRSGLTIVAGLFTGLKKETAAYFSFLLATPAILGGIILQGRYLFVETNTTIGLFPLLIGTLASCLVGYLAIVGMIHYLKTRPLRYFAYYVWILGVFILLFQWFGIF, encoded by the coding sequence ATGGTTTCTTGGTTAGAGGCATTTATTTTAGGTATCATACAAGGTTTAACAGAGTTTTTACCAATATCATCTACGGGTCATTTGTATATAGGTAGACACTTATTTGGGTTAGATGACGCTGGGTTATTTCTTGACACAATGCTACACATTGGAACTTTACTTGCCATTATTGTGGTATATAAAGAAGTACTATTATCGTTACTAAAGAATCCATTCCAGAGACTAACACTTTTACTTATCGTTGCTACCTTACCAGCTGTAATCGTTGGATTACTGTTCGAAGACTACTTTGAAGCAATTTCTAAATCAGGCGTAACGTTAGGGTGGGAGTTCCTTATTACAGGATGTTTATTGTATTGGGGAGATAAGTGGAAAGAAGGAAAAAAAGAGATAGAAGACCTATCAATGAAAGACGCTGCGATTATTGGGAGTTTTCAAGCAGCTGCCATTTTCCCTGCACTTAGTCGATCTGGTTTAACAATTGTTGCAGGACTCTTTACAGGTTTAAAGAAAGAAACTGCAGCTTATTTTTCCTTTTTACTTGCTACTCCAGCAATTTTAGGCGGCATTATTTTACAAGGTAGGTATCTCTTTGTAGAAACCAATACGACAATTGGTTTATTTCCCCTCCTAATTGGGACGTTAGCTTCCTGTCTAGTAGGTTATTTGGCAATCGTAGGGATGATCCATTATTTAAAGACTCGTCCATTAAGATATTTTGCCTATTATGTCTGGATTTTAGGCGTTTTCATTCTCCTATTTCAATGGTTTGGCATATTCTAA
- a CDS encoding DedA family protein, with product MEWITSWLEFLAQLGAMGIIIGLAVEWIPSEIVLAYGGWMVSQGTLHFLEAVIAGVIGGTIAQWFLYFIGRIGGRPFALKYGKYFFVQKHSIDRLDSLVEKHGSVMLFIARFIPVVRHAVSIPAGISKMPFVLFTVYTAIAMIPWSIAFIVLGIQLGSHWWTIKEVAHHYYPHLLLSTGAAMVIYFFIYKWKQYSQK from the coding sequence ATGGAATGGATTACAAGCTGGTTAGAATTTCTAGCACAATTAGGTGCCATGGGAATTATTATAGGACTAGCAGTTGAATGGATTCCTAGTGAGATTGTACTTGCCTATGGAGGATGGATGGTTTCACAAGGTACACTCCATTTTTTGGAAGCAGTAATTGCAGGAGTAATAGGTGGGACAATCGCACAGTGGTTTCTTTATTTTATTGGTAGAATAGGTGGAAGGCCATTTGCGTTAAAGTATGGGAAATACTTTTTCGTACAGAAACACTCCATCGATCGTTTAGATTCCTTGGTAGAAAAACATGGTAGTGTTATGTTATTTATAGCTAGATTTATACCTGTTGTTAGGCATGCTGTATCTATTCCAGCAGGTATTTCTAAAATGCCATTTGTACTCTTCACAGTATACACGGCTATAGCAATGATTCCCTGGTCCATCGCTTTTATTGTATTAGGGATACAATTAGGAAGTCACTGGTGGACAATCAAAGAAGTTGCACATCACTACTATCCTCATTTACTACTTTCAACTGGTGCAGCAATGGTTATTTATTTCTTCATATATAAGTGGAAACAATATTCACAGAAGTAA
- a CDS encoding amidohydrolase yields the protein MNTLIKNAVIYTIVNEKPFSGDVLVTDGKIAKVSPSITPIAGASIIDANGAHLLPGFVDVHTHLGLYDEGTGWAGNDANETIEPLTPHIRAIDGVYPLDPGFQDAIKFGITSVHVMPGSANVIGGTTSVIKTYGKNVQDMMIQETAGLKVAFGENPKRIHSSGNKDSITRMGIMGMLREAFYHAKYVDNPDDLRVAPIVKALKKEIPVRAHAHRADDILSAIRLAEEFDLDLRVEHCTEGHLIKEELKGLGLKVSVGPTLTRKSKIELKNKTWNTYQALTESGVEVSITTDHPYTPVQYLNVCAALAVREGLTQQKALEGITILPARNLRMDDRIGSIEVGKDADLVLWNQHPFSFMAKPIWTMIDGKIVHST from the coding sequence ATGAATACTCTAATAAAAAACGCTGTAATTTACACAATAGTTAATGAAAAACCCTTTTCTGGTGACGTGTTAGTGACAGACGGAAAAATCGCCAAAGTCTCTCCTTCTATTACTCCTATAGCAGGGGCTTCTATCATTGATGCAAATGGTGCACACCTATTACCTGGTTTTGTCGATGTACACACTCATCTAGGTTTGTATGATGAAGGAACTGGTTGGGCGGGCAATGATGCAAATGAAACGATTGAACCACTTACTCCCCATATAAGAGCCATTGATGGAGTCTATCCACTAGACCCTGGTTTTCAAGATGCCATTAAGTTCGGTATTACTTCTGTACATGTCATGCCTGGCAGTGCCAACGTTATTGGAGGTACCACATCCGTTATTAAAACATACGGTAAAAACGTTCAGGACATGATGATTCAAGAAACAGCCGGACTTAAAGTTGCCTTTGGTGAAAACCCTAAAAGAATTCACAGCTCCGGGAACAAGGACTCTATTACTAGAATGGGCATTATGGGGATGTTGAGAGAAGCATTTTATCATGCCAAATATGTCGATAACCCCGATGACCTTAGAGTAGCACCTATCGTAAAGGCATTAAAAAAAGAAATACCAGTTCGAGCTCATGCACATCGAGCCGATGATATTTTAAGTGCTATTCGTTTAGCAGAAGAGTTTGATTTAGATCTTCGTGTGGAACATTGTACAGAAGGACATTTAATCAAAGAAGAACTAAAAGGATTAGGATTAAAAGTAAGCGTTGGACCTACTCTTACTCGCAAATCAAAAATTGAGTTGAAAAATAAGACTTGGAATACGTATCAAGCTTTAACAGAGTCAGGTGTCGAAGTGAGTATCACAACAGATCACCCGTATACACCTGTTCAATATTTAAATGTTTGTGCAGCTTTAGCCGTTAGAGAAGGTTTAACACAACAAAAAGCCTTGGAAGGTATCACCATCTTACCTGCAAGAAATCTTCGAATGGATGATAGAATTGGTTCCATAGAAGTTGGGAAAGACGCGGACCTAGTGTTATGGAATCAACACCCTTTCTCTTTTATGGCAAAACCAATTTGGACGATGATTGACGGTAAAATAGTTCATTCGACATAA
- a CDS encoding GNAT family N-acetyltransferase: MLTKRDIHAHDQNHVLFELMTHPDVFPFVRQKAYSYDEFVFLTKQTVEAEENGELVSRTILDEWGNPIGTINLFDIEDGAGFLGTWLGKPYHGKGYNKVAKDAFFNEVFFELGMDTIFMRIRVVNERSRRAAEKLPYVVKANESRPSIFAQLNKDEYIYDLYEIPKDLYMLYYLREQSNHAEEAALEA, translated from the coding sequence ATACTAACAAAACGCGACATACACGCCCACGATCAAAACCACGTCTTATTTGAACTAATGACGCATCCTGATGTCTTCCCTTTTGTGCGTCAAAAAGCATATTCCTATGATGAATTTGTCTTTCTTACCAAACAAACGGTGGAAGCGGAAGAGAATGGTGAACTAGTTTCCAGAACGATTCTTGATGAATGGGGTAACCCAATAGGAACAATAAATCTATTTGATATTGAAGATGGTGCGGGCTTTTTAGGAACTTGGCTTGGCAAACCTTACCACGGAAAAGGGTACAACAAAGTAGCAAAAGATGCATTCTTTAACGAAGTTTTCTTTGAATTAGGTATGGATACAATTTTCATGCGAATCCGTGTGGTAAATGAGCGTTCTCGCCGAGCAGCAGAAAAACTACCATATGTAGTAAAAGCAAATGAATCAAGACCTTCTATCTTTGCGCAATTAAACAAAGATGAGTATATCTATGATCTATACGAAATTCCGAAAGACCTTTATATGCTATACTACCTGCGCGAGCAATCAAACCATGCCGAGGAAGCGGCTTTGGAGGCATAA
- a CDS encoding undecaprenyldiphospho-muramoylpentapeptide beta-N-acetylglucosaminyltransferase: MKKQSIVFTGGGSAGHVSVNVALMPAFIKAGWEVAYIGSKNGIEREMITEQFPNVPYYPISSGKLRRYASWQNVTDPFRVLKGVGDALRVLRKRKPDVIFSKGGFVSVPVALAAKVSKTPMAIHESDVTPGLANKLAMPFANQIFTTFPETLSYTPKEKSTFVGAVIREELFKGDASHGRALAGLHNGKPILMMMGGSLGAKKLNEALRSQIDRLLEHFQIIHLCGKGNMHPELVKDGYKQYEFVTEELPHFLAATDFVISRAGSNSIFEFLALKKPMLLIPLSKQASRGDQILNANSFAKLGYAIVLEEENVTEATLFNELQALVSQSNEMKEKMGHSTSGMTIEQMKKKIEELI; this comes from the coding sequence ATGAAAAAACAATCAATAGTATTTACAGGTGGAGGATCAGCTGGGCATGTTTCAGTAAATGTAGCGTTAATGCCTGCATTTATAAAGGCTGGCTGGGAAGTTGCCTATATAGGTTCGAAAAATGGAATTGAAAGAGAAATGATTACGGAACAGTTCCCTAATGTACCTTATTATCCAATTTCTTCAGGGAAATTGCGTCGATATGCATCTTGGCAAAATGTTACAGATCCTTTTCGGGTATTAAAGGGTGTTGGAGATGCTTTACGTGTGTTAAGAAAACGAAAACCTGATGTAATATTTTCAAAGGGTGGATTTGTTTCTGTACCTGTAGCACTTGCAGCAAAAGTATCTAAAACACCGATGGCTATTCATGAGTCCGATGTTACACCAGGTTTAGCGAATAAACTAGCAATGCCTTTTGCGAATCAAATTTTCACGACTTTTCCTGAAACGTTGTCGTATACGCCTAAAGAAAAGAGTACTTTTGTAGGCGCTGTAATTAGGGAGGAACTATTTAAGGGTGATGCATCCCACGGCAGAGCACTTGCAGGGTTACATAATGGCAAACCAATCTTAATGATGATGGGTGGAAGCCTTGGTGCAAAGAAATTGAATGAAGCGCTAAGAAGCCAAATCGATCGATTATTAGAACATTTTCAAATTATACATCTTTGTGGAAAAGGTAACATGCATCCTGAACTCGTCAAGGATGGATATAAACAATATGAATTTGTTACAGAAGAATTACCACATTTCCTAGCAGCTACCGATTTTGTCATTTCAAGAGCCGGTTCAAACTCTATTTTTGAATTTCTTGCTTTAAAGAAACCGATGTTGCTAATACCTTTATCAAAACAAGCGAGTAGGGGAGATCAGATCTTAAACGCCAATTCTTTTGCTAAGCTTGGTTATGCAATTGTGTTAGAAGAAGAGAATGTAACAGAAGCGACATTGTTTAATGAATTGCAAGCACTTGTAAGTCAATCTAATGAGATGAAAGAGAAAATGGGGCATTCTACTAGTGGGATGACGATTGAACAAATGAAGAAGAAGATAGAAGAATTGATTTAA
- a CDS encoding phytoene desaturase family protein: MEGKDVFMRKVLIIGAGLGGLAAGIKLQASGFEVTIIEANEHAGGKMMPVNLNGYSFDFGPNTITMPKVFEKVLSYSNKEEMALPFVKLTDHTKNVFSDGSEFIQTTDREKMINQLSLLDPHAASNYVDYLTEVERLYTLGEKSFFYRTFTSWRDYLDPSLSKALLQVRPLEDLDSFHKKYFMHENVRNVFNRYATYIGSSPYKAPATFGLIGHLEMNEGVFYVEGGNTLIAQRFSEVFTSLGGKLRLNTKVKEIDIYKGKAYGVKTSTDERISGEIVIINGDYVTATKNLIKESNRPRTSDKELTSYEPSVSAFVIMVGLKTYQPTIHHHHVFYPKNYRQEFEDIFTHKKLPTDPTIYISHSAATDPNRTKGSNLFILVNAPAVEKLEQKELTNYKEKIYDRLEAQGIPIRAEMEIEKVITPIDIGKKFFANKGALYGISAHAKKDAFLRPINRSKDIKNVYYVGGTTHPGGGSPMVTISGLNVAEAIIHQYKR; the protein is encoded by the coding sequence ATGGAAGGGAAGGACGTATTCATGAGGAAAGTACTTATTATTGGAGCTGGACTAGGTGGATTAGCTGCAGGTATAAAACTACAAGCAAGTGGTTTTGAAGTAACCATAATAGAAGCAAACGAACATGCAGGTGGAAAAATGATGCCTGTAAACCTGAATGGATATTCGTTTGACTTTGGTCCAAATACAATTACGATGCCGAAAGTCTTTGAGAAAGTGCTCTCTTATTCAAATAAAGAAGAAATGGCACTACCTTTTGTAAAATTGACGGACCATACGAAAAATGTTTTTTCAGATGGAAGTGAATTTATTCAAACAACTGATAGAGAAAAAATGATAAACCAACTTTCTTTATTGGACCCACACGCTGCAAGTAACTATGTGGACTACCTAACCGAAGTAGAGAGACTTTATACACTGGGAGAAAAGTCTTTTTTTTATCGAACATTCACTTCTTGGAGAGATTATTTAGATCCTTCGTTATCTAAGGCACTTCTTCAAGTTAGACCACTAGAAGATTTAGATTCCTTTCACAAAAAATACTTTATGCATGAAAACGTGCGTAATGTATTTAATAGGTATGCTACATACATAGGATCCTCCCCCTATAAAGCTCCAGCTACATTTGGATTAATTGGCCATTTAGAAATGAATGAAGGTGTATTTTATGTAGAAGGTGGGAATACGCTAATAGCTCAACGGTTTTCAGAGGTTTTTACTAGTTTAGGTGGGAAGTTACGCTTGAACACCAAAGTGAAAGAAATTGATATTTATAAAGGAAAAGCTTATGGGGTTAAAACTAGTACAGATGAAAGAATTAGTGGAGAAATTGTCATTATTAACGGAGATTATGTCACAGCAACAAAAAATTTAATAAAAGAATCAAATCGTCCTAGAACATCTGATAAAGAGCTTACTAGTTATGAACCTTCTGTATCTGCATTTGTCATTATGGTAGGATTAAAAACGTATCAACCAACTATTCATCATCATCATGTATTCTATCCAAAGAACTATAGGCAGGAATTTGAGGACATCTTTACACATAAAAAACTACCAACAGACCCTACTATATATATTAGCCATTCAGCTGCAACCGATCCAAATCGAACAAAGGGTAGCAATCTATTTATTTTAGTTAATGCACCGGCAGTGGAGAAACTAGAGCAAAAGGAATTAACAAATTATAAAGAGAAGATTTACGATCGATTAGAAGCTCAAGGGATTCCGATACGAGCGGAAATGGAAATAGAGAAAGTAATTACTCCTATTGATATTGGTAAGAAATTCTTTGCAAACAAAGGTGCTTTATATGGTATCTCAGCACACGCTAAGAAGGATGCATTCTTAAGACCTATTAATCGTTCCAAAGATATAAAGAATGTTTATTATGTTGGAGGCACGACGCACCCAGGTGGTGGTAGCCCAATGGTAACAATCAGTGGGTTAAACGTAGCGGAAGCAATCATTCACCAATACAAAAGATAG
- a CDS encoding glycosyltransferase family 2 protein — translation MIEFIILFYIIILLLTLMNILLTPKLKKYRTRNDPMISILIPMRNEERNVVELIENMKKLTYPNLEVIGLDDGSTDLTSQKWVEHTRGDQRFTLKFGNKLPEGWKGKVHACDQLAAFSSGDKLLFLDADARVEPSTLQHALGVMEAFQSAMVTGFPKFPTKPFLSKLLVPFQHILVLSHLPIFMANQTTKPAFTAAHGAFLFVDKQAYSEVGGMKQSKMQW, via the coding sequence TTGATTGAGTTTATAATCTTGTTTTACATAATCATATTATTGTTAACCTTGATGAATATCTTACTGACTCCTAAGTTGAAAAAATATAGAACCCGAAATGATCCGATGATCTCGATTCTTATTCCTATGAGGAATGAAGAAAGAAATGTTGTTGAACTAATAGAGAATATGAAAAAACTTACTTATCCAAATTTAGAAGTAATCGGCTTAGATGATGGCTCAACCGATCTCACCTCACAGAAATGGGTGGAACATACCCGTGGAGATCAAAGATTTACATTAAAGTTTGGCAATAAACTACCGGAAGGATGGAAGGGTAAGGTACACGCTTGTGACCAATTAGCTGCCTTTTCTTCGGGGGATAAACTGTTGTTTTTAGATGCAGATGCGAGAGTAGAACCATCAACCTTGCAGCATGCCCTAGGCGTCATGGAAGCATTCCAATCAGCTATGGTAACAGGTTTCCCAAAGTTTCCAACTAAACCATTCTTATCAAAACTTTTAGTTCCTTTTCAACATATTTTGGTATTATCTCATTTACCTATTTTTATGGCTAACCAAACAACAAAACCTGCCTTCACAGCGGCTCATGGTGCGTTTTTGTTCGTTGACAAACAGGCATATTCTGAGGTAGGGGGCATGAAGCAATCAAAGATGCAATGGTAG
- a CDS encoding lysophospholipid acyltransferase family protein has translation MIEAKRDKYFEKVFDYYVQWQIKKNFYKIKIKDPYVKERKMEKGQLYIVNHSSWWDGLLIFYLSRNYFKQDSYAMMSEKGIKEFPFFRKIGAYSVDYTSPKGSIKSLQYTLKLLNQGSPVWLFPQGEEQHVEKRPLAFKQGAGYLVEKTGEPFMVTPLSIYYTFRHDQLAECWIQVGKSILSTEIQGGNRAGKTSFLEEMVTKELSSLKEDLINENEHLYKDLLKGKKTLSEWFTFWKKKKGETF, from the coding sequence ATGATTGAGGCAAAAAGAGATAAGTACTTTGAGAAGGTCTTTGATTACTATGTTCAGTGGCAAATCAAGAAGAATTTCTACAAAATTAAAATAAAGGACCCTTATGTGAAGGAAAGAAAGATGGAGAAAGGACAACTGTATATTGTAAACCATTCATCGTGGTGGGACGGCTTACTTATTTTTTATCTATCAAGGAACTATTTTAAACAAGATTCCTATGCCATGATGAGTGAAAAGGGGATAAAGGAATTCCCTTTCTTTCGTAAAATTGGTGCGTACTCTGTGGATTATACCTCCCCTAAAGGTAGTATAAAATCGCTTCAATATACTTTGAAATTATTAAACCAAGGTTCTCCAGTTTGGTTATTCCCTCAGGGAGAAGAGCAACATGTGGAAAAAAGGCCGCTTGCATTTAAGCAGGGAGCTGGTTATCTAGTAGAGAAAACAGGAGAACCGTTTATGGTTACTCCATTATCTATCTACTATACATTCAGACATGATCAATTGGCTGAATGTTGGATTCAAGTTGGAAAATCGATTCTGTCAACCGAAATTCAGGGAGGAAACAGAGCTGGTAAAACGTCCTTTTTGGAAGAAATGGTTACCAAAGAACTCTCTTCTTTAAAAGAAGATTTAATTAATGAAAATGAACATTTATATAAGGATCTCCTAAAAGGTAAGAAAACATTGAGTGAATGGTTTACGTTTTGGAAAAAGAAGAAAGGAGAAACATTTTGA
- a CDS encoding carotenoid biosynthesis protein has product MVWLNRLFYFFIVWWAIGVVLTSTDTLPPWLEWANAVFLYTAGILSIIYLCLISSWGKGLLLSVFIMLLTISVESLGVHYGILFGDYHYEKDFGIQLLGVPITIGFAWVMVVFTSMAHVTYLFKQKPSFSSGFIYVCITGLLAVVMDAIIDPVAYKVKQYWIWDEGGFYYDIPTSNFIGWFVLSSIAQIVVYLYLHKFGSPFLEEKWRKRAILVYRLILIMFSIIALVSQLWFAVAVVWASYLFLLIVMKRGEKG; this is encoded by the coding sequence ATGGTTTGGCTAAATCGTTTGTTTTATTTTTTCATTGTTTGGTGGGCAATAGGTGTAGTACTTACGTCAACCGACACGTTGCCTCCATGGCTGGAGTGGGCAAATGCAGTCTTCTTATATACTGCTGGAATCCTTAGCATTATTTATCTATGTCTCATTAGTAGTTGGGGAAAGGGATTACTATTATCCGTTTTTATTATGCTTCTTACCATTTCTGTTGAATCATTAGGAGTTCATTACGGGATTTTATTTGGAGACTACCACTACGAAAAGGATTTTGGAATTCAATTGCTTGGCGTTCCGATAACTATTGGATTTGCCTGGGTAATGGTTGTGTTCACATCTATGGCACATGTCACTTACTTATTTAAGCAAAAACCTTCTTTTTCCTCAGGTTTTATCTATGTTTGTATAACAGGCTTATTAGCTGTCGTGATGGATGCCATAATAGATCCTGTAGCGTATAAAGTTAAACAGTATTGGATCTGGGATGAAGGTGGATTTTATTATGATATACCAACCTCCAATTTTATCGGTTGGTTTGTCTTATCTTCCATTGCTCAGATAGTCGTTTACCTTTATCTACATAAATTTGGAAGTCCGTTTTTAGAAGAGAAATGGAGAAAGAGAGCTATCCTTGTTTATCGTTTAATTCTAATTATGTTTAGTATTATCGCTTTGGTATCTCAGCTATGGTTTGCTGTCGCAGTAGTGTGGGCATCTTATCTCTTCCTTCTAATCGTGATGAAGAGAGGAGAAAAGGGATGA